The proteins below come from a single Candidatus Kirkpatrickella diaphorinae genomic window:
- the cydC gene encoding thiol reductant ABC exporter subunit CydC, with amino-acid sequence MTQEHVTDLEKPAGKALSVFKPILHVWQPYKWRLTFGVILAILSALIGLTLMGSAAARVGVVGATALVSLLTLRLLGAGRVILRYFERLCAHDAMFRALTATRVWFFRHLARVSDHGMGFMRSGDMLSRLVHDVDALDAIYLRLITPFCAAIVTILAIIFFAGALSFTLAVTLGVIALGMVTGLPVLSASWTSRSGGDVLRAQGQLRSSGLDFAVGLREARIYGAQSLLEGRVHQDASHLIKAEATQARRQAASGMVSYLLGQAMLALCLIGVGSCMAHGSRMTGFVALIFILVAGLELLQGFARTGVLLGKLRHAAARVTVFVTQKQAQLHGRKEFDPDFAQIRFDHVDFTWQADRPPVLRDCDFVIIRGQRIAIIGPSGVGKSSLVSLLLKVVSPTRGRLMIDDHGYEEFDTKSLRRHVAWLSQTTHIFADTIRNNLCLDGFAHSDETLWRALTQAGLTDTVKALPEGLDHWVGEGGRTLSGGEGRRLALARILLSDASIIVLDEPTAGLDAETEQQFFRTMNHVMAGRTLIMVLHRLTGVEKLDSAWKLSDGQLSAISTF; translated from the coding sequence ATGACGCAGGAACACGTGACGGATCTGGAAAAACCAGCCGGAAAGGCGTTAAGTGTTTTCAAACCGATCCTGCATGTCTGGCAGCCTTATAAATGGCGCCTCACTTTCGGCGTCATATTGGCGATCCTCTCCGCCCTTATCGGCCTGACCCTGATGGGAAGTGCCGCTGCCCGTGTCGGCGTCGTCGGTGCGACGGCGCTTGTAAGTCTCCTGACCCTCCGCCTGCTGGGCGCGGGACGTGTCATTTTACGTTATTTTGAGCGCCTTTGCGCGCATGACGCCATGTTCAGGGCGTTAACCGCGACGCGTGTCTGGTTTTTCCGCCATCTCGCACGGGTTTCTGACCATGGGATGGGCTTTATGCGCAGCGGGGATATGCTCTCCCGGCTGGTTCATGATGTTGATGCGTTGGACGCGATCTATCTGCGGCTGATCACGCCTTTCTGCGCGGCGATCGTGACAATCCTCGCCATTATCTTTTTCGCCGGGGCACTGAGTTTCACCCTCGCTGTGACATTGGGGGTCATTGCCCTGGGCATGGTGACTGGCCTGCCCGTTTTATCCGCTTCATGGACGTCGCGTTCCGGTGGGGATGTGTTGCGGGCACAGGGGCAATTACGGTCCTCCGGCCTGGATTTCGCGGTCGGGCTGCGGGAGGCCCGGATCTATGGTGCGCAATCCTTGCTGGAAGGGCGCGTGCATCAGGATGCATCGCATCTGATCAAAGCTGAAGCCACGCAGGCCCGACGTCAGGCCGCATCCGGAATGGTCTCCTACCTTCTGGGTCAGGCCATGCTTGCACTCTGCCTTATCGGGGTCGGGTCTTGTATGGCCCATGGCAGCAGAATGACGGGCTTTGTCGCCCTGATTTTTATACTCGTTGCCGGATTGGAGCTGCTTCAGGGTTTCGCCCGCACAGGTGTTCTGCTCGGAAAATTGCGTCACGCGGCCGCGCGGGTAACGGTTTTTGTGACGCAGAAGCAAGCGCAACTACATGGCCGGAAGGAGTTTGACCCCGATTTCGCCCAGATCCGTTTCGACCATGTCGACTTTACCTGGCAGGCGGACAGACCGCCGGTTCTGCGAGATTGCGATTTCGTGATAATAAGAGGCCAACGCATTGCCATCATCGGCCCCTCAGGCGTCGGTAAATCGAGTCTCGTCTCCCTGCTTCTGAAAGTCGTCTCGCCAACACGTGGGCGCCTGATGATCGATGATCATGGCTATGAGGAATTTGACACAAAATCGCTGCGTCGCCACGTGGCCTGGCTGTCTCAGACGACTCACATCTTTGCGGACACGATCAGAAATAATCTCTGCCTTGATGGTTTCGCCCATTCGGACGAAACGCTCTGGCGCGCCCTGACGCAAGCGGGCCTGACGGATACCGTCAAAGCGCTGCCAGAGGGACTCGATCATTGGGTGGGTGAAGGCGGACGCACTTTATCCGGGGGTGAGGGGCGGCGCCTCGCTTTAGCGCGCATTCTCCTCTCCGACGCGTCGATCATCGTGCTGGATGAACCAACAGCGGGTCTTGACGCTGAAACAGAGCAACAGTTCTTCCGCACGATGAATCACGTTATGGCGGGGCGGACACTCATCATGGTGCTTCATCGCCTGACGGGTGTCGAAAAGCTTGATTCGGCGTGGAAACTGAGTGATGGTCAATTATCGGCGATTTCGACCTTCTGA
- a CDS encoding OmpA family protein has product MRAYLRQMPFVAVLGLAACQSGSDRDRYPVFFAPRSVKLSSTADAVIARAASDAIKEHARKVAVIGHAEAGRNLSADELLAMKRAANVAEALARQGVDGRIIQQKSRAPRNAKDAVVASRTVTIEIDP; this is encoded by the coding sequence ATGCGCGCTTATCTTCGCCAAATGCCGTTTGTTGCTGTTCTCGGCCTCGCTGCATGTCAAAGCGGGTCGGATCGCGACCGTTATCCGGTATTTTTTGCGCCGAGATCGGTAAAACTGTCGAGCACGGCCGACGCCGTTATCGCGCGCGCCGCAAGTGATGCCATCAAGGAGCATGCGCGCAAAGTCGCCGTTATTGGCCATGCTGAAGCTGGACGCAATTTGTCAGCGGATGAGCTTCTGGCGATGAAGCGCGCCGCAAATGTCGCGGAAGCCCTTGCACGCCAGGGTGTTGATGGGCGCATCATTCAGCAGAAATCCCGCGCCCCGCGCAATGCGAAGGACGCCGTTGTCGCGTCACGGACCGTCACCATCGAGATTGACCCCTGA
- the recQ gene encoding DNA helicase RecQ produces MDVEKRHDPRGVLETVFGYSSFRGLQEEVVFAAMQGQDLLVVMPTGSGKSLCYQLPILCREGMGLVISPLIALMNDQVAAMRQLGIEAAALHSELEADELGTLRDQLRRDEIKILYISPERLLASGVASWLGRRQISLIAIDEAHCVSVWGHDFRPDYRELARLPGYFPGVPRLALTATADPNSQKDILASLDMRDAREFVSSFHRPNLHLAARPKNAEIADLLAILKAHEKHASIVYCGTRNKTEVIAEKLQKQGFVALPFHAGLSSQEKRAVLTRFRSGEPLVVVATIAFGMGIDRPDVRCVVHLDMPASPEAYYQQIGRAGRDGERSQTYLLYGMEDIARARYWLDQSAAPEEARAIARNRLDAMIAFAETTKCRTQQLLACFGEDFEGKCGHCDNCQRPLNLFDASIPVQKALSAIYRMGQRFGATQVVSVLRGRLTTAVAAHAHQHLTVFGTGKDETEKWWRSLLRQLVAHNIIMLDGEHKVLKLNGQEVRPILRGERAVMLKDERDLHKAASRAAMSERVLSELTVAEEDAPIFEALRNFRKEEARRQNIPPYLVFHDAVIAALCAEKPPDMSALEHIRGLGNNKIARYGQQILDILRAHGRALPRELEAEAG; encoded by the coding sequence ATGGATGTTGAAAAACGCCATGACCCACGTGGCGTGCTTGAGACCGTTTTTGGTTATAGCAGTTTCCGAGGTTTACAGGAGGAGGTTGTCTTTGCCGCCATGCAGGGGCAGGATCTCCTCGTCGTCATGCCGACAGGCAGTGGCAAAAGCCTGTGCTATCAATTGCCAATATTATGCCGCGAGGGGATGGGACTTGTTATATCCCCGCTGATCGCGTTGATGAATGATCAGGTGGCGGCGATGCGGCAACTCGGCATTGAGGCGGCGGCGCTGCATTCCGAGCTGGAGGCGGATGAGCTGGGCACATTGCGGGACCAGCTGCGGCGCGACGAAATCAAAATCCTTTATATTTCGCCGGAGCGGCTATTGGCGTCAGGCGTCGCGTCATGGCTCGGCAGACGTCAGATTTCCCTCATCGCGATTGATGAGGCTCATTGCGTTTCCGTTTGGGGACATGATTTCCGGCCGGATTACCGGGAGCTTGCGCGCCTCCCGGGCTATTTCCCCGGAGTACCCCGCCTTGCCCTGACCGCGACGGCGGATCCGAATTCCCAGAAAGACATTCTCGCATCTCTCGACATGCGTGATGCGCGTGAGTTTGTTTCGAGCTTTCATCGCCCCAATCTTCACCTCGCGGCGCGTCCCAAAAACGCTGAGATCGCTGACCTGCTTGCCATCCTTAAAGCCCATGAGAAACATGCAAGCATCGTCTATTGTGGCACGCGCAATAAGACGGAGGTGATTGCCGAAAAGCTTCAAAAACAAGGTTTTGTCGCGCTACCTTTCCATGCAGGATTATCTTCTCAGGAGAAGCGCGCCGTCCTGACGCGCTTTAGAAGCGGGGAGCCGCTGGTCGTGGTCGCCACAATTGCCTTCGGCATGGGCATCGACCGGCCCGATGTGCGCTGCGTGGTGCATCTCGATATGCCAGCCTCACCGGAGGCGTATTATCAGCAGATCGGGCGCGCCGGGCGTGATGGGGAGCGCTCTCAGACCTACCTGCTTTACGGCATGGAAGACATCGCCCGCGCGCGATACTGGCTCGACCAGTCCGCTGCGCCGGAGGAAGCCCGCGCAATCGCGCGCAACCGCCTCGATGCGATGATCGCCTTTGCCGAGACAACAAAATGCCGCACCCAGCAATTACTTGCCTGTTTCGGCGAGGATTTCGAGGGGAAATGTGGGCATTGCGATAATTGTCAGCGGCCGCTCAACCTTTTCGATGCGTCCATACCCGTGCAGAAAGCGCTTTCCGCAATCTACCGCATGGGACAGCGCTTCGGCGCGACGCAGGTCGTGTCCGTTTTGCGTGGGCGCCTCACCACCGCCGTTGCGGCCCATGCGCATCAGCATCTGACAGTGTTCGGCACGGGTAAGGACGAGACTGAGAAATGGTGGCGCAGCCTTCTGCGCCAGCTTGTCGCGCATAATATCATCATGCTGGATGGTGAGCATAAGGTCCTGAAACTCAACGGCCAGGAGGTGCGGCCCATATTGCGTGGTGAGCGTGCCGTCATGCTGAAGGATGAGCGGGACCTTCATAAAGCTGCCAGCCGCGCCGCCATGTCCGAACGCGTATTGTCAGAGCTGACGGTCGCGGAAGAAGACGCGCCGATATTTGAGGCGCTGCGCAATTTCCGCAAGGAGGAGGCGCGGCGTCAGAACATCCCGCCTTACCTGGTATTTCATGACGCTGTCATCGCGGCGCTTTGCGCGGAGAAGCCGCCTGATATGTCAGCGCTCGAACACATCAGAGGGTTGGGGAATAATAAAATCGCGCGCTATGGCCAGCAGATCCTGGATATTCTGCGTGCGCACGGACGCGCCCTTCCACGAGAGCTGGAAGCTGAGGCTGGCTAG
- a CDS encoding copper chaperone PCu(A)C, with product MRTWSYNVVRTLFCAFLMISFPCYADNMDEGIENAGSGDLNAARDLNIRGWLRLSRHNPEVINIYMEITNEGKDAFLITGIRSDSCPSIFGVNFDQDDTEQAAEMFTHFTIPRKMTLVFPRGGYHLVCRGFQPEKGAPQQVTLDFHFLTGGKKRVVLNMNDKEF from the coding sequence ATGCGCACATGGTCTTATAACGTTGTCAGGACGCTTTTCTGTGCGTTCCTGATGATTTCTTTTCCCTGTTATGCGGATAATATGGATGAGGGGATTGAAAATGCCGGGTCCGGCGATCTCAACGCGGCGCGCGACCTGAATATTCGCGGATGGCTGCGTCTATCGCGCCATAATCCGGAAGTCATCAATATCTATATGGAAATCACAAATGAGGGGAAGGATGCGTTTCTTATCACCGGGATACGCTCCGATTCCTGCCCATCTATTTTCGGAGTCAATTTCGACCAGGATGACACGGAGCAGGCAGCAGAGATGTTCACCCATTTTACAATCCCACGTAAAATGACCCTCGTCTTCCCCCGCGGGGGGTATCACCTTGTCTGCCGCGGTTTTCAGCCTGAGAAGGGCGCGCCACAGCAGGTCACGCTGGATTTCCACTTTCTGACAGGCGGTAAGAAACGTGTCGTGCTGAACATGAATGATAAGGAGTTCTGA
- the nrdR gene encoding transcriptional regulator NrdR, producing MRCPFCGHMDTQVKDSRPADDGASIRRRRICPSCTNRFTTVERFQLRELVVVKNDKRRVPFDRDKLSKSVRVALRKRPVDEEQQERLVNKVVRQLEAMGEGEVSSSQIGEAAMNALKTVDEVAFVRFASVYLDFRELEAFSKLLTVMQQKTFKEPELMDSETDRPKDQD from the coding sequence ATGCGCTGCCCATTCTGCGGTCACATGGACACCCAGGTTAAAGATAGTCGGCCTGCGGATGATGGTGCCTCCATCAGGCGGCGGCGTATCTGTCCGTCCTGCACCAATCGCTTCACCACGGTTGAACGTTTCCAATTGCGGGAACTGGTCGTTGTTAAAAACGACAAACGCCGTGTTCCGTTTGATCGTGACAAGCTCAGTAAATCCGTCCGTGTCGCCCTGCGCAAGCGTCCCGTGGATGAGGAGCAGCAGGAGCGCCTAGTGAATAAGGTTGTGCGTCAGCTTGAAGCGATGGGGGAGGGTGAGGTCTCCTCCTCCCAGATCGGTGAGGCGGCGATGAACGCTCTCAAGACTGTCGATGAGGTGGCGTTTGTCCGGTTCGCGAGTGTCTATCTCGATTTCCGGGAGTTGGAGGCGTTTTCAAAACTGTTGACGGTCATGCAGCAAAAGACGTTTAAGGAGCCCGAACTTATGGATTCCGAAACAGATCGACCGAAGGATCAGGATTAA
- the nusB gene encoding transcription antitermination factor NusB — protein MTGASAPEPTRSRTVARVAAIQALYQCEQNGERAELVITQFTDHRLSMNETGSFEEGQAPMADRALFESIVRGVVKEDARFDALITGALPPTWPLSRLDPVLRCLMRAGTYEICTGVPIRIVINEYLDVAHGFFSGDESKLVHGVLDAIGRTQGHDSQETEGAPLAS, from the coding sequence ATGACTGGCGCGTCCGCCCCAGAACCAACAAGATCACGTACTGTCGCCCGCGTGGCCGCCATTCAGGCGCTTTATCAATGTGAGCAAAATGGTGAGCGCGCCGAACTTGTCATCACGCAATTCACCGATCATCGCCTCTCAATGAATGAAACGGGCTCATTTGAGGAAGGTCAGGCCCCGATGGCTGATCGCGCCTTATTTGAGAGCATTGTGCGCGGCGTCGTCAAAGAAGATGCGCGATTTGACGCGTTGATCACCGGCGCTTTGCCGCCTACCTGGCCGCTCTCACGTCTTGACCCGGTCTTGCGCTGCTTGATGCGTGCCGGCACGTATGAGATCTGCACCGGGGTGCCGATACGGATCGTCATCAACGAATATCTCGACGTGGCGCATGGGTTTTTCTCGGGGGATGAGTCAAAACTCGTGCATGGCGTGCTGGACGCGATCGGCCGCACCCAGGGGCATGACTCTCAGGAGACGGAGGGCGCACCCCTGGCATCATGA
- the thiL gene encoding thiamine-phosphate kinase, protein MMTEEDDHPGGEFDLIARYFTPLAGSGAFQLADDAACLNAVSDGKRQVISTDTIVENVHFLPDDPPDLIARKALRVNISDSAAMGARPVSYLLNLTLPPQRGKNFLAGFSEGLAADQKVYDLALIGGDTTRTDGPLVISVTMIGEVPEAHLLKRGGARPGDAIWVTGSIGNAWLGLQALTGKIDQLDDGFAARYRCPEPRPHVIPPGVATSCLDISDGLIQDAGHIAMQSQVVMALNAADIPLPEKLPPALQQKYFEALVTGGDDYELLFTAPETATATIFEASQRAAVRITRIGTVKPGPAATQLLDETGAPYQLTRRGWQHF, encoded by the coding sequence ATGATGACCGAGGAGGACGATCATCCAGGCGGTGAGTTTGACCTCATCGCGCGATATTTCACGCCTCTGGCCGGGTCAGGGGCCTTCCAGCTCGCGGATGATGCGGCTTGCCTCAACGCGGTGTCTGACGGGAAAAGACAGGTCATTTCAACGGATACAATTGTTGAAAATGTTCATTTCCTGCCCGATGATCCGCCGGACCTCATTGCGCGCAAGGCGTTGCGAGTCAATATCTCCGATTCTGCGGCGATGGGCGCGCGCCCTGTCTCATATCTGCTCAATCTGACCCTGCCGCCTCAGCGCGGAAAAAATTTTCTTGCAGGGTTTTCCGAGGGGCTCGCAGCGGATCAGAAGGTTTACGATCTTGCCCTGATCGGCGGCGATACCACGCGGACAGATGGTCCACTCGTCATTTCCGTGACGATGATCGGGGAAGTGCCTGAAGCCCACCTCCTGAAGCGAGGTGGCGCGCGCCCGGGCGATGCCATCTGGGTGACGGGTTCAATCGGAAATGCATGGCTGGGCCTTCAGGCTTTAACCGGCAAAATTGACCAGCTTGATGATGGTTTTGCAGCGCGTTATCGCTGCCCTGAACCCCGCCCGCATGTGATCCCTCCCGGCGTGGCGACTTCCTGCCTCGATATTTCAGACGGCCTCATTCAGGATGCCGGCCATATCGCTATGCAAAGCCAGGTCGTCATGGCGCTCAACGCGGCAGATATTCCCCTTCCTGAGAAGCTCCCTCCCGCATTACAGCAGAAATATTTTGAGGCGCTTGTGACGGGCGGGGATGATTATGAACTGCTTTTCACCGCCCCCGAAACCGCCACCGCCACGATATTTGAGGCATCACAGCGCGCCGCTGTGCGGATCACGCGCATCGGGACCGTCAAACCCGGCCCCGCCGCGACGCAATTGCTTGACGAGACGGGCGCGCCATACCAATTGACCCGCCGCGGCTGGCAGCATTTCTAA
- a CDS encoding SDR family NAD(P)-dependent oxidoreductase has protein sequence MQLYDHVLITGASGGIGAALAQHYAAQARRISLWGRDLQRLESLAKICAAAGAETDIVVLDLSNMQESLDAFKRAEAQAPIDLLFLNAGVSDMRQPGRVVETPNILLETALVNYAVPTGLASVAAELMVKRRRGHIVFTGSVAAWHDLPFSAAYCASKAGIERFAGALRAALTPYNVNVTLVSFGFIDTRMSRRINGFKPFLAKPEKAVSVISKALKQRRGHVTFPRIFNLLRMIEAVTPRNLAHMLLRSIRVSQGPR, from the coding sequence TTGCAGTTATATGACCACGTCTTAATAACTGGTGCATCGGGCGGCATTGGCGCGGCGCTTGCGCAACATTATGCGGCACAGGCGCGACGTATTTCCTTGTGGGGGCGTGACCTCCAGCGTCTCGAATCTTTAGCAAAAATTTGCGCGGCGGCGGGTGCCGAAACCGATATCGTCGTCCTTGACCTCAGCAATATGCAGGAATCTCTCGATGCTTTTAAGAGAGCTGAGGCACAGGCGCCGATTGATCTCCTTTTTCTCAATGCGGGGGTTTCGGATATGCGTCAGCCAGGGCGGGTTGTCGAGACGCCTAACATTCTTCTTGAGACGGCGTTGGTCAATTACGCGGTGCCGACAGGGCTCGCGAGTGTCGCGGCCGAGCTTATGGTCAAACGCCGTCGCGGCCATATCGTCTTCACCGGCTCTGTCGCGGCATGGCATGATCTGCCTTTCTCGGCCGCTTACTGTGCTTCAAAAGCCGGGATAGAGCGATTTGCCGGGGCTTTGCGGGCGGCATTGACCCCCTATAACGTAAATGTGACTTTGGTTTCTTTCGGGTTTATTGACACTCGGATGAGCCGCCGCATTAACGGGTTTAAACCTTTCCTCGCCAAGCCGGAGAAGGCTGTTTCCGTGATCAGTAAAGCGTTAAAACAACGACGCGGACATGTTACTTTTCCCAGGATCTTCAATCTGTTACGCATGATTGAAGCTGTTACGCCACGAAATCTTGCCCATATGTTGTTGCGTTCGATTCGGGTATCACAGGGCCCGCGTTAA
- the glk gene encoding glucokinase — translation MQEVVAIDIGGTHARFAVAKIADGRVTELAPEVTLRTADHASLALAWRAFAQTQKNPLPRQAGIAIACPIQGNILKMTNNPWVIQPDNLKHSLGLDDFVLINDFGAVAHAVAQVDDAHLKHLCGSDVPLPETGSITVVGPGTGFGAACLLRQSGRYDVIETEGGHIDFAPLDRVEDRILTELRGRFTRVSAERVVSGPGLSNLYEVIAEMHGAPAAIRHNRELWDQAIRGNDDIAAAALERFCLSLGSISGDLALAHGAQGVVIAGGVGLRLADHLPHSGFAERFIAKGRFETMMSRIPVKIITYHQPGLLGAAAAYANRRPG, via the coding sequence ATGCAGGAAGTAGTTGCGATCGATATCGGCGGAACCCACGCGCGTTTTGCGGTCGCGAAGATTGCTGACGGACGGGTGACGGAACTTGCGCCTGAAGTCACTTTGCGCACGGCCGACCATGCCAGCCTGGCGCTGGCGTGGCGGGCTTTCGCGCAGACTCAGAAAAACCCGCTGCCACGCCAGGCGGGCATCGCGATTGCGTGCCCGATCCAGGGCAATATTCTCAAAATGACGAATAACCCCTGGGTTATTCAGCCTGATAATCTCAAGCATAGTCTCGGGCTTGATGATTTTGTGCTGATCAATGATTTCGGTGCTGTTGCCCACGCCGTCGCCCAAGTGGATGACGCGCATCTGAAGCATCTCTGCGGCTCTGACGTGCCATTGCCAGAGACAGGGTCCATCACGGTTGTCGGGCCGGGGACAGGCTTCGGTGCGGCCTGCCTCCTGCGTCAATCAGGACGTTACGACGTGATTGAAACGGAGGGGGGGCATATTGATTTTGCGCCGCTCGACCGGGTGGAAGACCGCATCCTGACCGAACTGCGCGGGCGTTTCACGCGCGTGTCGGCTGAGCGTGTCGTATCAGGTCCGGGCCTGAGCAATCTTTATGAAGTCATCGCCGAGATGCACGGTGCGCCCGCCGCCATACGCCATAATCGGGAATTATGGGATCAGGCCATTCGCGGTAATGACGACATCGCCGCCGCCGCGCTTGAGCGCTTCTGCCTCTCACTCGGTTCAATTTCCGGCGATCTCGCTTTGGCTCATGGGGCGCAGGGCGTTGTGATTGCGGGTGGGGTCGGGTTGCGTCTTGCGGACCATCTCCCGCACTCCGGCTTCGCGGAGCGCTTCATTGCAAAAGGTCGTTTTGAGACGATGATGAGCCGTATCCCCGTCAAAATCATCACTTATCACCAGCCGGGCCTCCTTGGTGCCGCTGCGGCATACGCCAATCGGCGCCCTGGCTGA
- a CDS encoding N-acetylmuramoyl-L-alanine amidase, with translation MHEIIYNKYRSVSGFDNRQRFLVLHYTAGNFASSIAALTGPLVSVHYIVPDETDPSYRAAGYTDTKIFNLVDEKDRAWHAGVSYWRGRNNLNHSSIGIEIVNLATDDHGVFTFPPYPEKQIAAVKELVHSILQRYPDIDPRNVVAHSDIAPSRKSDPGPKFPWKELYDEGIGTWYDAADKQKFLDVLSASGLKMLRPSRCMILELLNRFGYDVSGASTSAGFTSLIRAVQLHYRPEKYDGVLDDETIAIILSLAEKYPDL, from the coding sequence ATGCACGAAATTATTTATAATAAATATCGATCGGTTTCAGGTTTCGATAATCGGCAGCGTTTTCTCGTTCTCCATTACACTGCCGGGAATTTCGCGAGCTCAATCGCGGCCCTCACCGGCCCTCTCGTCAGTGTGCATTACATCGTACCAGATGAGACAGATCCCTCCTATCGGGCTGCCGGTTACACGGACACAAAAATCTTCAATCTTGTGGATGAAAAAGATCGCGCCTGGCATGCCGGAGTAAGCTACTGGCGCGGCCGCAACAACCTCAATCACTCATCCATCGGCATTGAGATTGTCAATCTGGCGACGGATGATCACGGCGTCTTCACCTTCCCCCCCTATCCGGAGAAGCAAATCGCGGCGGTGAAGGAACTCGTGCACAGTATTTTGCAGCGTTACCCCGATATTGATCCGCGCAATGTCGTCGCCCACTCTGACATCGCACCCAGCCGCAAAAGTGACCCGGGACCGAAATTTCCGTGGAAAGAGCTTTATGATGAAGGCATTGGTACATGGTACGATGCGGCGGACAAGCAGAAATTCCTTGATGTGCTTTCCGCATCCGGGCTGAAGATGCTGCGGCCAAGTCGGTGCATGATCCTCGAACTTCTGAACCGGTTCGGATATGACGTTTCCGGCGCGTCGACGTCAGCGGGCTTCACAAGTTTGATACGCGCCGTACAACTCCATTATCGCCCCGAAAAATATGATGGCGTTCTCGATGATGAGACGATCGCGATCATCCTCTCCCTCGCTGAAAAATATCCGGATTTATAA